The following proteins come from a genomic window of Ignisphaera sp.:
- a CDS encoding PhoU domain-containing protein — protein MSLTVSELEKLKVILLHMAENTRAIARHTMNLFLANSLEDRKRLWKEIDDLSMILDKIRREFVTEVLVFIARRQPLGKELLSAHALISIAYDVYRISRYCREIARIDSLLMPVSAISTIQNISSIFKEALKALDAALSDLVDFSPKRIEIVNEVDNHVDKEYQDILREITTSDVVSREKAVKALIMRHIERIVDHAQYIEQHLSEVI, from the coding sequence TTGTCTCTAACTGTTTCAGAACTTGAGAAACTCAAAGTGATATTGCTTCACATGGCTGAAAACACCAGGGCTATAGCCAGGCACACAATGAATCTGTTTTTAGCTAATAGTTTAGAGGATAGAAAGAGACTCTGGAAAGAGATAGATGATTTATCGATGATATTAGATAAAATTAGAAGAGAGTTTGTAACAGAGGTTCTGGTTTTCATAGCTAGGAGACAGCCCCTGGGAAAGGAGCTTCTATCAGCACATGCATTAATAAGCATAGCATATGATGTGTATAGAATATCTCGTTACTGTAGAGAAATAGCACGAATAGACTCTTTACTAATGCCAGTCTCCGCCATATCAACTATCCAAAACATTTCTAGCATATTTAAAGAAGCTCTAAAGGCATTGGATGCTGCACTAAGTGATCTTGTAGACTTTTCGCCGAAGAGAATTGAAATAGTTAATGAGGTTGATAACCATGTTGATAAAGAGTACCAGGATATACTAAGAGAGATAACAACTAGTGATGTTGTTTCAAGAGAGAAGGCAGTAAAGGCGCTGATAATGAGACATATAGAGAGAATAGTTGACCATGCGCAGTATATAGAGCAGCACTTATCAGAGGTTATATGA
- the pstS gene encoding phosphate ABC transporter substrate-binding protein PstS: MNRKALVTIIIAIIVVAVLSYLFIKTAPPSASPQTTMTQTTRTTITTQTPQTTYNVIIQGAGSSLVYPQLNEWIQLFYSQKGIKVSYQSVGSGAGLSMFFQNVTDFACSDPPLSRDMWLKYNGSVLQIPWLAGAVAIVYNVPEIPSNYILKLDGSVLADIYKGSIVYWDDPRIKSLNTDIANKLPHEEIRPVYRTDASGTTEVFTTFLYKSTNGSWPKDLVGKTVNWPVISSGRSVGSKGSEGVTQIVMQTQYTIGYVEWSYAILNNLPVAAIKNAAGVFVTPSNSSIIASLEKATLPQSPLSDFSEDAYQIVYAPGENSYPITAPTHIILWRKYGDSTKALAIKEFLKWVAEEGYKHIIQGYVAPPENIRNLLIGAANIISS, encoded by the coding sequence ATGAACAGAAAAGCTTTGGTAACAATCATAATAGCGATTATTGTTGTAGCTGTACTCTCATACCTATTCATAAAGACTGCACCTCCATCTGCCTCCCCCCAAACAACAATGACTCAAACAACAAGAACAACGATAACAACACAAACACCTCAGACCACATACAATGTTATAATCCAAGGAGCTGGTTCCTCACTTGTGTATCCACAGCTAAATGAGTGGATCCAATTGTTCTATTCTCAAAAAGGTATAAAGGTTAGTTACCAATCTGTGGGAAGTGGTGCGGGTCTAAGCATGTTCTTCCAGAATGTAACCGACTTTGCCTGTTCGGATCCGCCTCTATCGAGAGATATGTGGTTAAAGTATAATGGAAGTGTTTTACAGATTCCTTGGCTTGCTGGAGCAGTTGCAATAGTATACAATGTGCCTGAAATCCCTTCTAACTACATCTTGAAGCTTGATGGATCTGTTTTGGCAGATATTTACAAGGGATCTATAGTTTACTGGGATGATCCAAGGATAAAAAGCCTCAACACTGACATAGCAAATAAGCTTCCACATGAAGAGATAAGACCTGTCTATAGAACCGATGCGAGCGGGACAACAGAGGTATTCACAACATTTCTATACAAATCAACTAATGGTTCGTGGCCTAAAGACCTCGTAGGGAAAACCGTTAACTGGCCTGTTATATCATCTGGTAGGAGTGTGGGTAGCAAGGGCAGTGAGGGAGTAACCCAGATAGTTATGCAAACACAATATACCATTGGATATGTTGAGTGGAGCTATGCAATACTAAATAACCTTCCTGTTGCTGCAATAAAGAATGCTGCAGGGGTTTTCGTGACGCCATCCAATAGTTCGATAATAGCCTCTCTAGAAAAAGCCACTTTACCTCAATCGCCACTCAGCGACTTTAGCGAAGATGCGTATCAAATTGTTTATGCTCCTGGCGAAAATAGCTATCCCATAACAGCGCCAACACATATAATACTATGGAGGAAATATGGGGATTCGACAAAGGCTTTGGCGATAAAGGAGTTTCTGAAGTGGGTTGCTGAAGAAGGTTATAAACACATTATACAAGGATATGTTGCACCACCTGAGAATATCAGAAACCTTTTAATTGGGGCTGCAAACATAATATCGTCTTAG
- the pstC gene encoding phosphate ABC transporter permease subunit PstC translates to MRISRKDMLFFLTLIPFSISLLAILAIAILVLISRSFDALNTFGYSLFTTSVWDPEHGRYGLLAPIIGSITTSILATATALIFSVPLAILLAEYLHDLVRDVLSSIVELMSGVPTIIYAMWASMYLAPILKTYVMDPLSMYISFIPIFSCKPVTAFTLFSAGISIGISITPYVTAMIFESYESIPITYKEACLGIGATRYETIKVLLSLAKPAIIASVILGFARALGETTIAVTTIGNSMYLGSCIFSPGYTVSALIASQFSNAYLYRYAESVLYTSALVVLVIAIILSFIGLSLMSRWRRRVVV, encoded by the coding sequence ATGAGGATTAGTAGAAAAGACATGCTATTTTTCCTAACACTCATACCCTTCTCGATTTCTCTCCTAGCCATACTTGCTATAGCTATTCTTGTCCTTATTTCAAGATCTTTTGATGCTTTAAACACCTTTGGTTATAGCCTCTTCACAACCAGTGTATGGGATCCTGAACACGGTAGATATGGTCTTTTAGCACCGATAATAGGCTCTATAACAACATCTATTCTGGCTACAGCAACGGCACTCATATTTTCAGTGCCACTAGCTATTCTATTAGCTGAGTATTTACATGATTTGGTTAGAGATGTTCTATCGTCTATTGTCGAGCTTATGAGTGGTGTGCCAACAATTATATATGCTATGTGGGCATCTATGTACCTAGCACCAATATTGAAAACCTATGTTATGGATCCTCTAAGCATGTACATATCCTTCATACCCATATTCTCTTGCAAACCAGTCACAGCTTTCACATTATTTTCTGCAGGAATATCCATAGGGATATCGATAACACCTTACGTTACTGCAATGATATTTGAATCTTATGAGAGTATCCCAATAACCTATAAGGAGGCTTGTCTAGGCATTGGGGCAACAAGATATGAAACGATAAAGGTGTTGCTATCGCTAGCAAAACCGGCTATAATAGCGTCGGTTATACTTGGATTTGCAAGAGCTTTGGGCGAAACAACAATTGCTGTGACAACAATTGGCAACTCAATGTATCTAGGCTCGTGCATATTTTCGCCAGGGTATACAGTCTCTGCTCTAATAGCTTCTCAGTTTAGCAATGCTTACCTTTATAGGTATGCAGAGTCGGTTCTATACACATCTGCATTGGTTGTCCTAGTTATTGCAATTATCCTTAGCTTTATTGGTCTGTCTTTAATGAGTAGGTGGAGGAGGAGGGTAGTTGTATAA
- a CDS encoding phosphate ABC transporter ATP-binding protein, protein MYAVEMENVNVYIGDRHILKNISLRIPYNSIYVIMGPSGSGKTTILRVINRLIDVNHDARIEGVIKVLGFDALNKDPYELRRYIGMVFQTPNPFPHMTIYENVAIAAKINGVAKNRKDLDAIVKWALEKAMLWDEVKDRLHDYPHQLSGGQKQRLCLARALAMKPKLLLLDEPTANIDPVNARKLEEAIVSLKDEITVIMVTHYPHQAARVADYVTIVYDGRVVEQGPANQIFLRPSTELAQKLLRGEI, encoded by the coding sequence GTGTATGCTGTTGAGATGGAGAATGTCAATGTATATATAGGTGATAGACACATACTAAAGAACATAAGTTTGAGGATACCGTACAATTCCATCTATGTCATTATGGGTCCCTCAGGCTCTGGGAAAACAACCATCCTAAGAGTTATAAACAGGCTTATAGATGTAAATCATGATGCTAGAATCGAGGGTGTAATAAAAGTCCTAGGCTTTGATGCGCTGAATAAGGATCCATATGAACTTAGAAGATATATAGGGATGGTGTTCCAAACCCCTAACCCGTTTCCACATATGACCATATATGAGAATGTTGCAATAGCTGCGAAAATTAACGGTGTTGCTAAGAATAGGAAAGACCTCGATGCTATTGTCAAATGGGCTCTTGAAAAGGCTATGCTTTGGGATGAGGTTAAAGATAGACTCCATGACTATCCTCACCAGCTTAGCGGGGGACAGAAACAGAGGCTCTGCTTAGCAAGGGCGCTTGCCATGAAGCCAAAGCTTCTATTGTTAGACGAGCCAACAGCAAACATAGACCCTGTTAATGCTAGAAAACTTGAGGAGGCTATAGTATCTCTAAAAGATGAGATTACAGTCATTATGGTTACGCACTACCCACATCAGGCAGCAAGAGTTGCAGACTACGTAACAATAGTGTATGATGGTAGGGTTGTTGAACAGGGGCCAGCCAACCAAATATTTTTAAGGCCATCCACAGAACTTGCTCAAAAGCTTTTGAGAGGCGAGATATAG
- a CDS encoding ABC transporter permease subunit — translation MYKWRKAKDRIFFAVILILSIIAITPIIHLIVVTLANGLSVILRAGPSFFTSIPPTPTSKEVGGIAPSLVGSLMLTALALPITIVIALFSSIMVNEFPRNPLSIAVDVVAKSLASIPTIAVSMVVYLLIVVPMRTFSTLAGAVALTIVSLPYAYTYFSTYLRSVPEIYREAAYSIAMSRWETIIRIFLPIIRRGFLVAVLMTMARILGETAALLFTVGRYRIGVSTSILGPTDALPLLIFDYILTPYRNFQEIAWGAAALLLLAYLIIFIATKLAVREVKL, via the coding sequence TTGTATAAGTGGAGAAAAGCAAAGGATAGAATATTCTTTGCTGTAATATTGATACTGTCTATCATAGCCATCACACCAATCATACACTTGATAGTTGTAACCCTAGCCAACGGACTGTCAGTTATTCTTAGAGCTGGCCCTAGCTTCTTCACAAGCATCCCACCAACCCCAACATCAAAAGAGGTTGGTGGTATAGCACCATCGCTGGTAGGCTCCCTAATGCTAACAGCACTAGCCCTCCCAATAACAATTGTGATAGCCTTGTTCTCTTCCATCATGGTTAACGAGTTTCCTAGAAACCCCCTGTCTATAGCTGTTGATGTTGTTGCAAAGTCTTTGGCCAGTATCCCAACAATAGCAGTCTCAATGGTTGTATACCTCCTCATTGTAGTTCCCATGAGAACCTTCTCAACACTTGCAGGTGCCGTAGCGTTAACAATAGTTTCTCTCCCATATGCATACACATACTTCTCAACATATCTGCGCTCAGTACCAGAGATATATAGGGAAGCTGCATACTCTATAGCTATGTCTAGGTGGGAAACAATCATAAGAATTTTTCTACCTATTATAAGAAGAGGTTTTTTGGTAGCAGTTCTTATGACCATGGCTAGAATACTCGGCGAAACAGCCGCGCTACTATTCACCGTTGGGAGGTATAGAATAGGTGTATCAACATCTATTCTGGGGCCAACAGATGCACTACCACTTCTAATATTCGACTATATACTCACCCCCTACAGAAACTTCCAGGAGATTGCGTGGGGTGCTGCTGCACTGTTGTTACTTGCATACCTAATTATTTTCATTGCTACTAAACTTGCTGTTAGAGAGGTGAAGTTGTAG